From the genome of Vicia villosa cultivar HV-30 ecotype Madison, WI linkage group LG2, Vvil1.0, whole genome shotgun sequence, one region includes:
- the LOC131650370 gene encoding protein CURVATURE THYLAKOID 1D, chloroplastic — protein MMHSTVQPLTLSKLPNSFAFRHKPSSTPNRLLLSRSVFLRNVRATASEETSSGAGRFFNEKRDGVVTLEADKNGYNGPLENEEPKEEFPSDGESLPLDFLEKLNLKIDLNDTTSLAVYGGGAIVTLWLTSAVIGAIDSIPVIPKLFEVVGLGYSLWFTYRYLLFKRNRDELSSIIEGLKEQVFGSED, from the exons ATGATGCATTCTACAGTTCAGCCTCTCACTCTTTCCAAACTTCCCAATTCCTTCGCATTTCGCCATAAACCCTCTTCCACTCCCAATCGTCTACTCTTATCTC GGTCAGTTTTTCTTAGAAATGTAAGGGCAACTGCGTCTGAGGAAACATCAAGTGGTGCAGGTAGATTTTTCAACGAGAAACGTGATGGTGTGGTTACTTTGGAGGCTGATAAAAATGGCTACAATGGACCTTTGGAGAATGAAGAACCAAAGGAAGAGTTTCCTTCGGATGGAGAAAGCCTGCCGTTGGATTTCCTTGAAAAGCTTAATTTAAAG aTTGACTTAAATGACACCACTTCTCTTGCTGTGTATGGTGGTGGTGCTATAGTGACCCTTTGGCTAACTTCAGCTGTCATCGGTGCTATTGATTCTATCCCAGTG ATTCCCAAACTGTTTGAAGTTGTAGGGCTCGGATATTCATTATGGTTTACTTACCGATATTTGCTTTTCAAG AGAAATAGAGATGAGCTGTCCTCTATAATAGAGGGACTCAAGGAACAAGTTTTTGGTTCAGAAGATTAA